From the genome of Monomorium pharaonis isolate MP-MQ-018 chromosome 2, ASM1337386v2, whole genome shotgun sequence, one region includes:
- the LOC105831883 gene encoding THO complex subunit 2 isoform X3, producing the protein MASKVWHSELWKSWDKHGKNDFLKLIKHKLKEGNTPEWKRGIYELISNGIHGNVKKDNVVQTLGELTNFDVPSIPSAIVDIFTLIDVEAHNEERNNFYYIVKETEKFLTDRILKERLEIDTLQDVGTLKNKNFQTKFIKVKTKLYYKQRKFNLFREESEGYSKLIVELNQECPDSEVASTLEIVKSLIGYFNLDPNRVLDILLETFENRPQDDALFIPLIRSYMSDQQVLCEVLGFKYCSTVNATPFSLQKVTALMLQHGVIKLDDILPWLVPDDKIIISDHEQVMKHAKEYVRKLSVISTKDKEDIVEEKENAQDKYASNQKFGLCEALLEIGAWEVAQNLFNRLPDYCFTDQRPIALALCKMIQALVEPVYRKHCIVSPKLPGRKVPPLKSSLAPPSLHDLQDIHDYLLPMLIVLGPNLHQDPILMYKVMRLCHAAIKQSPLDASKQPLNKNCTLYYDVLTILDVALLPSLSFMDCNCCVAEELWNILKYYPYQNRYCLYARWKNDTPLQHAALLRKRADAQKKIKSIMKRVSKETIKPVGRSLGKLTHSSPGVLFDYVLIQIQLYDNLIGPVVDSLKYLTNISYDVLGYCLVEALAGADRDRFKHDGTSISLWLQSLASFCGAIFKKYNIELTGLLQYVANQLKAQKSLDLLILKEIVQKMAGIEAAEEMTSDQLDAMAGGDLLKNEAGYFSQVRNTKKSSQRLKEALAEQDLAVALCLLMAQQKHCVVYRETDKSHLKLVGKLYDQCQDTLVQFGTFLGSTMTVDEYVERLPSIHSMLQDNHIHADVAFFLARPMFAHAINIKYDALRKADPNYKKMSTATKQLKYAEAAQTVMAPVAQSVRPLHPLKVWEDISPQFLVTFWSLSMYDLYVPVESYQREVNKMKQLATQTADSKDMNVSKGKKEQEKYTTLIEKLQDEKKKQEEHVEKVFAYLRQEKDTWFLSRSAKSAKNETITQFLQLCLFPRCTFTTVDAMYCAKFVHTIHSLKTANFSTLLCYDRLFCDITYSVTSCTENEANRYGRFLCAMLETVMRWHSEKAIFDKECSNYPGFVTKFRVSNQFSEANDMVGFENYRHVCHKWHYKITKAIVVCLDSKDYVQIRNSLIILIKILPHFPVLAKLSQILERKVEKVREEERGQRQDLHVLATSYSGQLKAKTPNMIRESDFHHVGDKAKTQDATNSETSEKVNNGVAVKENNNGDARPEKENKEQREKRSSSNQMHHDINSLNSENSEKFRKKEESKDILEAKEKYIKKEEVKDDEGLEKKDRKYYKEEQHYYSSSVDNLDRDLSSVSNSSASSGPLQEGPERVLDVKRRKVESVPKEGRRAEAVLDKKERSSKGKTRDEQKELRREKKQGRKRDRAEESIPTTEQKRRKDDERAKGTHQNGDIPEHREKHHYSKEKSPYAKDRPHEREGRESRDKQYPFLMLNRFC; encoded by the exons ATGGCCAGCAAAGTATGGCATTCAGAATTGTGGAAGTCATGGGATAAGCATGGGAAAAACGATTT CCTCAAGCTAATCAAGCACAAGCTTAAGGAAGGCAACACACCAG aatggAAACGTGGAATATAcgaattaatatcaaatggaatCCATGGAAACGTAAAAAAGGACAATGTAGTTCAGACATTAGGTGAACTCACG aatTTTGATGTACCGTCTATACCATCTGCAATAGTAGacatatttactttaattgaTGTAGAAGCGCATAATgaggaaaggaacaacttctACTATATTGTGAAAGAAACTGAAAag TTTCTGACCGATAGAATATTGAAAGAACGTTTAGAAATTGATACCTTACAAGATGTAGGGacattgaaaaacaaaaattttcaaaccaagtttataaaagtaaagacAAAGTTATA TTATAAACaaaggaaatttaatttatttcgtgAAGAGAGCGAGGGTTACTCCAAGCTCATTGTAGAATTAAATCAAGAGTGTCCAGATAGTGAGGTGGCCTCGACATTGGAAATTGTTAAATCTCTTATCG GTTATTTCAATCTTGACCCTAATAGAGTACTCGACATCTTATTAGAAACCTTTGAAAACCGACCGCAAGACGATGCTTTATTTATTCCCTTAATACGTTCATATATGAGCGATCAGCAGGTACTTTGCGAAGTGTTAGGATTCAAATATTGCTCTACGGTCAACGCCACGCCATTCTCTCTGCAAAAGGTCACCGCACTCATGCTGCAGCATGGTGTGATTAAACTCGACGATATATTGCCCTGGCTAGTGCCAgacgataaaattataatatcagaTCATGAGCAGGTGATGAAGCATGCCAAGGAATACGTGCGGAAATTGAGCGTAATCTCGACAAAGGACAAGGAGGATATTGTAGAAGAAAAGGAGAATGCACAA GACAAGTATGCAAGCAATCAAAAATTTGGATTGTGTGAAGCGCTTCTGGAAATTGGAGCTTGGGAAGTAGCGCAGAATTTATTCAATCGTTTGCCAGATTATTGTTTTACGGATCAACGTCCCATAGCTCTGGCGTTGTGCAAAATGATTCAAGCTCTTGTCGAACCCGTATATCGAAA ACATTGTATTGTTTCTCCAAAATTACCGGGTCGTAAAGTACCTCCGTTGAAGAGTTCCCTCGCGCCGCCATCGTTGCATGATCTGCAAGACATTCATGATTACTTATTGCCGATGTTGATCGTGCTCGGGCCGAATCTGCATCAGGATCCCATTCTGATGTATAAGGTGATGAGACTGTGTCATGCCGCTATTAAGCAATCTCCACTTGACGCGAGCAAGCAGCCGCTAAATAAGAATTGTACCCTTTACTATGATGTGCTGACGATACTCGACGTCGCGCTTCTGCCCTCTCTGTCTTTTATGGACTGCAACTGTTGCGTCGCCGAGGAGCTGTGGAACATCCTCAAGTACTATCCCTATCAGAATCGTTATTGTCTGTATGCACGCTGGAAGAACGACACACCGTTGCAGCACGCTGCGCTGCTGCGTAAACGTGCCGATGCTCAAAAGAAGATCAAGTCAATCATGAAGCGTGTGAGCAAGGAAACGATCAAGCCGGTTGGCCGATCATTAGGCAAGCTTACGCATTCCTCGCCAGGTGTACTATTTGATTATGTTCTCATACAGATCCAATTATATGACAATTTAATAG GACCTGTAGTGGACTCCTTAAAGTATTTGACAAATATCTCATACGATGTGTTGGGATATTGTCTGGTAGAGGCGTTAGCGGGTGCTGACAGGGATAGATTTAAACACGATGGCACCAGTATATCCTTGTGGTTGCAATCTCTTGCTTCATTTTGCGGAGCAATATTTAAGAAGTATAACATCGAATTAACAGGGTTGTTACAGTATGTAGCGAATCAACTTAAAGCTCAAAAGAG CTTagatctattaatattaaaagaaatagtacAAAAAATGGCTGGTATCGAAGCAGCCGAAGAAATGACGTCTGATCAATTGGACGCTATGGCAGGTGGagatctattaaaaaatgag GCCGGTTACTTCAGTCAAGTCCgcaatacaaaaaaatcttCGCAACGTTTAAAAGAAGCTCTTGCCGAACAAGATCTTGCGGTCGCACTGTGCTTGTTGATGGCACAACAGAAACATTGTGTCGTTTATAGGGAGACAGATAAATCTCACTTAAAACTCGttg GCAAGTTATATGATCAATGCCAGGACACACTGGTACAATTCGGAACTTTCCTGGGCTCAACTATGACGGTAGATGAGTATGTGGAGCGACTACCCTCGATTCATTCTATGCTCCAGGACAATCACATTCATGCGGATGTCGCGTTTTTCCTGGCACGGCCAATGTTCGCACATGCCATAAAT ataaaatatgatGCTCTTCGTAAAGCTGATccaaattacaagaaaatgtCCACGGCTACGAAGCAATTAAAGTACGCGGAAGCCGCGCAAACTGTTATGGCACCTGTTGCTCAATCTGTCAGGCCGTTGCATCCTCTAAAGGTTTGGGAGGACATTTCGCCGCAATTCTTAGTCACATTTTGGTCTCTATCAATGTATGATTTATACGTGCCAGTGGAAAGTTATCAAAGAGAAGTTAACAAGATGAAGCAATTGGCAACACAAACCGCCGATTCCAAAGATATG aatgtaAGTAAAGGAAAGAaggaacaagaaaaatataccaCTCTTATTGAGAAACTGCAGGACGAAAAGAAGAAACAAGAGGAACATGTTGAAAAAGTTTTTGCGTACCTGAG ACAAGAAAAGGACACATGGTTCTTGTCACGAAGCGCTAAATCTGCGAAGAATGAGACGATAACGCAATTTCTACAGTTGTGCCTATTTCCACGGTGTACATTTACAACTGTAGACGCCATGTACTGTGCGAAATTTGTACATACCATCCACTCTCTGAAGactgcaaatttttcaactctGCTTTGCTACGATCGT CTTTTCTGTGATATCACATATTCAGTCACTTCGTGCACAGAAAACGAAGCAAATCGATATGGCAGATTTTTATGCGCTATGCTGGAAACTGTGATGAGATGGCATTCTGAAAAAGCCATATTTGATAAG gAATGCAGTAATTATCCTGGTTTTGTGACCAAGTTCCGCGTGAGCAATCAATTTTCTGAAGCAAATGATATGGTTGGCTTTGAAAATTACAGACATGTGTGTCACAAGTGGCATTATAAGATCACAAAG GCAATTGTAGTATGTCTAGATTCTAAGGACTATGTGCAAATAAGgaattctttgataatattgATCAAGATATTACCACACTTTCCCGTCTTGGCGAAACTCTCTCAGATCCTCGAACGAAAGGTGGAAAAAGTAAGAGAGGAAGAGCGTGGTCAGCGCCAAGATTTGCATGTCCTAGCAACATCGTACAGCGGACAATTAAAAGCTAAAACTCCTAATATGATACGTGAATCAGATTTTCACCATGTGGGCGATAAG GCTAAAACTCAAGACGCAACAAATAGTGAAACGAGCGAAAAAGTTAACAATGGAGTAGCggtgaaagaaaataataatggaGATGCTCGGCcagaaaaggaaaataaagaacaaaGAGAAAAACGAAGTTCCTCCAATCAAATGCATCA CGATATCAATTCTTTGAATAGTGAAAATTCTGAGAAGttcagaaagaaagaagagagtaAGGACATTTTGGAggctaaagaaaaatatattaaaaaagaagaagtgAAAGACGATGAGGGATTAGAAAAGAAGGatcgcaaatattataaa gaaGAACAGCACTATTACAGTAGTAGTGTAGACAATTTAGATCGAGATCTTTCCAGTGTATCAAATAGTAGTGCTAGTTCAGGTCCTTTACAAGAGGGTCCTGAAAGAG ttTTAGatgtaaaaagaagaaaagtagAGAGTGTCCCAAAG GAAGGAAGACGCGCGGAAGCTGTTCTTGACAAGAAAGAACGTTCCAGTAAAGGGAAAACACGTGACGAACAGAAAGAGCTGcgaagagaaaagaaacagGGGCGAAAAAGG GATCGAGCAGAGGAATCCATACCAACTACTGAACAGAAACGAAGAAAGGATGACGAAAGAG ccAAAGGCACTCATCAGAACGGTGACATTCCTGAACATAGAGAAAAGCATCATTACAGTAAg GAAAAATCTCCATATGCAAAGGATCGTCCTCATGAACGTGAAGGACGCGAAAGCCGTGATAAACAATATCCTTTTCTTATGCTTAATAGATTTTGCTGA
- the LOC105831883 gene encoding THO complex subunit 2 isoform X1 encodes MASKVWHSELWKSWDKHGKNDFLKLIKHKLKEGNTPEWKRGIYELISNGIHGNVKKDNVVQTLGELTNFDVPSIPSAIVDIFTLIDVEAHNEERNNFYYIVKETEKFLTDRILKERLEIDTLQDVGTLKNKNFQTKFIKVKTKLYYKQRKFNLFREESEGYSKLIVELNQECPDSEVASTLEIVKSLIGYFNLDPNRVLDILLETFENRPQDDALFIPLIRSYMSDQQVLCEVLGFKYCSTVNATPFSLQKVTALMLQHGVIKLDDILPWLVPDDKIIISDHEQVMKHAKEYVRKLSVISTKDKEDIVEEKENAQDKYASNQKFGLCEALLEIGAWEVAQNLFNRLPDYCFTDQRPIALALCKMIQALVEPVYRKHCIVSPKLPGRKVPPLKSSLAPPSLHDLQDIHDYLLPMLIVLGPNLHQDPILMYKVMRLCHAAIKQSPLDASKQPLNKNCTLYYDVLTILDVALLPSLSFMDCNCCVAEELWNILKYYPYQNRYCLYARWKNDTPLQHAALLRKRADAQKKIKSIMKRVSKETIKPVGRSLGKLTHSSPGVLFDYVLIQIQLYDNLIGPVVDSLKYLTNISYDVLGYCLVEALAGADRDRFKHDGTSISLWLQSLASFCGAIFKKYNIELTGLLQYVANQLKAQKSLDLLILKEIVQKMAGIEAAEEMTSDQLDAMAGGDLLKNEAGYFSQVRNTKKSSQRLKEALAEQDLAVALCLLMAQQKHCVVYRETDKSHLKLVGKLYDQCQDTLVQFGTFLGSTMTVDEYVERLPSIHSMLQDNHIHADVAFFLARPMFAHAINIKYDALRKADPNYKKMSTATKQLKYAEAAQTVMAPVAQSVRPLHPLKVWEDISPQFLVTFWSLSMYDLYVPVESYQREVNKMKQLATQTADSKDMNVSKGKKEQEKYTTLIEKLQDEKKKQEEHVEKVFAYLRQEKDTWFLSRSAKSAKNETITQFLQLCLFPRCTFTTVDAMYCAKFVHTIHSLKTANFSTLLCYDRLFCDITYSVTSCTENEANRYGRFLCAMLETVMRWHSEKAIFDKECSNYPGFVTKFRVSNQFSEANDMVGFENYRHVCHKWHYKITKAIVVCLDSKDYVQIRNSLIILIKILPHFPVLAKLSQILERKVEKVREEERGQRQDLHVLATSYSGQLKAKTPNMIRESDFHHVGDKAKTQDATNSETSEKVNNGVAVKENNNGDARPEKENKEQREKRSSSNQMHHDINSLNSENSEKFRKKEESKDILEAKEKYIKKEEVKDDEGLEKKDRKYYKEEQHYYSSSVDNLDRDLSSVSNSSASSGPLQEGPERVLDVKRRKVESVPKQEGRRAEAVLDKKERSSKGKTRDEQKELRREKKQGRKRDRAEESIPTTEQKRRKDDERAKGTHQNGDIPEHREKHHYSKEKSPYAKDRPHEREGRESRDKQYPFLMLNRFC; translated from the exons ATGGCCAGCAAAGTATGGCATTCAGAATTGTGGAAGTCATGGGATAAGCATGGGAAAAACGATTT CCTCAAGCTAATCAAGCACAAGCTTAAGGAAGGCAACACACCAG aatggAAACGTGGAATATAcgaattaatatcaaatggaatCCATGGAAACGTAAAAAAGGACAATGTAGTTCAGACATTAGGTGAACTCACG aatTTTGATGTACCGTCTATACCATCTGCAATAGTAGacatatttactttaattgaTGTAGAAGCGCATAATgaggaaaggaacaacttctACTATATTGTGAAAGAAACTGAAAag TTTCTGACCGATAGAATATTGAAAGAACGTTTAGAAATTGATACCTTACAAGATGTAGGGacattgaaaaacaaaaattttcaaaccaagtttataaaagtaaagacAAAGTTATA TTATAAACaaaggaaatttaatttatttcgtgAAGAGAGCGAGGGTTACTCCAAGCTCATTGTAGAATTAAATCAAGAGTGTCCAGATAGTGAGGTGGCCTCGACATTGGAAATTGTTAAATCTCTTATCG GTTATTTCAATCTTGACCCTAATAGAGTACTCGACATCTTATTAGAAACCTTTGAAAACCGACCGCAAGACGATGCTTTATTTATTCCCTTAATACGTTCATATATGAGCGATCAGCAGGTACTTTGCGAAGTGTTAGGATTCAAATATTGCTCTACGGTCAACGCCACGCCATTCTCTCTGCAAAAGGTCACCGCACTCATGCTGCAGCATGGTGTGATTAAACTCGACGATATATTGCCCTGGCTAGTGCCAgacgataaaattataatatcagaTCATGAGCAGGTGATGAAGCATGCCAAGGAATACGTGCGGAAATTGAGCGTAATCTCGACAAAGGACAAGGAGGATATTGTAGAAGAAAAGGAGAATGCACAA GACAAGTATGCAAGCAATCAAAAATTTGGATTGTGTGAAGCGCTTCTGGAAATTGGAGCTTGGGAAGTAGCGCAGAATTTATTCAATCGTTTGCCAGATTATTGTTTTACGGATCAACGTCCCATAGCTCTGGCGTTGTGCAAAATGATTCAAGCTCTTGTCGAACCCGTATATCGAAA ACATTGTATTGTTTCTCCAAAATTACCGGGTCGTAAAGTACCTCCGTTGAAGAGTTCCCTCGCGCCGCCATCGTTGCATGATCTGCAAGACATTCATGATTACTTATTGCCGATGTTGATCGTGCTCGGGCCGAATCTGCATCAGGATCCCATTCTGATGTATAAGGTGATGAGACTGTGTCATGCCGCTATTAAGCAATCTCCACTTGACGCGAGCAAGCAGCCGCTAAATAAGAATTGTACCCTTTACTATGATGTGCTGACGATACTCGACGTCGCGCTTCTGCCCTCTCTGTCTTTTATGGACTGCAACTGTTGCGTCGCCGAGGAGCTGTGGAACATCCTCAAGTACTATCCCTATCAGAATCGTTATTGTCTGTATGCACGCTGGAAGAACGACACACCGTTGCAGCACGCTGCGCTGCTGCGTAAACGTGCCGATGCTCAAAAGAAGATCAAGTCAATCATGAAGCGTGTGAGCAAGGAAACGATCAAGCCGGTTGGCCGATCATTAGGCAAGCTTACGCATTCCTCGCCAGGTGTACTATTTGATTATGTTCTCATACAGATCCAATTATATGACAATTTAATAG GACCTGTAGTGGACTCCTTAAAGTATTTGACAAATATCTCATACGATGTGTTGGGATATTGTCTGGTAGAGGCGTTAGCGGGTGCTGACAGGGATAGATTTAAACACGATGGCACCAGTATATCCTTGTGGTTGCAATCTCTTGCTTCATTTTGCGGAGCAATATTTAAGAAGTATAACATCGAATTAACAGGGTTGTTACAGTATGTAGCGAATCAACTTAAAGCTCAAAAGAG CTTagatctattaatattaaaagaaatagtacAAAAAATGGCTGGTATCGAAGCAGCCGAAGAAATGACGTCTGATCAATTGGACGCTATGGCAGGTGGagatctattaaaaaatgag GCCGGTTACTTCAGTCAAGTCCgcaatacaaaaaaatcttCGCAACGTTTAAAAGAAGCTCTTGCCGAACAAGATCTTGCGGTCGCACTGTGCTTGTTGATGGCACAACAGAAACATTGTGTCGTTTATAGGGAGACAGATAAATCTCACTTAAAACTCGttg GCAAGTTATATGATCAATGCCAGGACACACTGGTACAATTCGGAACTTTCCTGGGCTCAACTATGACGGTAGATGAGTATGTGGAGCGACTACCCTCGATTCATTCTATGCTCCAGGACAATCACATTCATGCGGATGTCGCGTTTTTCCTGGCACGGCCAATGTTCGCACATGCCATAAAT ataaaatatgatGCTCTTCGTAAAGCTGATccaaattacaagaaaatgtCCACGGCTACGAAGCAATTAAAGTACGCGGAAGCCGCGCAAACTGTTATGGCACCTGTTGCTCAATCTGTCAGGCCGTTGCATCCTCTAAAGGTTTGGGAGGACATTTCGCCGCAATTCTTAGTCACATTTTGGTCTCTATCAATGTATGATTTATACGTGCCAGTGGAAAGTTATCAAAGAGAAGTTAACAAGATGAAGCAATTGGCAACACAAACCGCCGATTCCAAAGATATG aatgtaAGTAAAGGAAAGAaggaacaagaaaaatataccaCTCTTATTGAGAAACTGCAGGACGAAAAGAAGAAACAAGAGGAACATGTTGAAAAAGTTTTTGCGTACCTGAG ACAAGAAAAGGACACATGGTTCTTGTCACGAAGCGCTAAATCTGCGAAGAATGAGACGATAACGCAATTTCTACAGTTGTGCCTATTTCCACGGTGTACATTTACAACTGTAGACGCCATGTACTGTGCGAAATTTGTACATACCATCCACTCTCTGAAGactgcaaatttttcaactctGCTTTGCTACGATCGT CTTTTCTGTGATATCACATATTCAGTCACTTCGTGCACAGAAAACGAAGCAAATCGATATGGCAGATTTTTATGCGCTATGCTGGAAACTGTGATGAGATGGCATTCTGAAAAAGCCATATTTGATAAG gAATGCAGTAATTATCCTGGTTTTGTGACCAAGTTCCGCGTGAGCAATCAATTTTCTGAAGCAAATGATATGGTTGGCTTTGAAAATTACAGACATGTGTGTCACAAGTGGCATTATAAGATCACAAAG GCAATTGTAGTATGTCTAGATTCTAAGGACTATGTGCAAATAAGgaattctttgataatattgATCAAGATATTACCACACTTTCCCGTCTTGGCGAAACTCTCTCAGATCCTCGAACGAAAGGTGGAAAAAGTAAGAGAGGAAGAGCGTGGTCAGCGCCAAGATTTGCATGTCCTAGCAACATCGTACAGCGGACAATTAAAAGCTAAAACTCCTAATATGATACGTGAATCAGATTTTCACCATGTGGGCGATAAG GCTAAAACTCAAGACGCAACAAATAGTGAAACGAGCGAAAAAGTTAACAATGGAGTAGCggtgaaagaaaataataatggaGATGCTCGGCcagaaaaggaaaataaagaacaaaGAGAAAAACGAAGTTCCTCCAATCAAATGCATCA CGATATCAATTCTTTGAATAGTGAAAATTCTGAGAAGttcagaaagaaagaagagagtaAGGACATTTTGGAggctaaagaaaaatatattaaaaaagaagaagtgAAAGACGATGAGGGATTAGAAAAGAAGGatcgcaaatattataaa gaaGAACAGCACTATTACAGTAGTAGTGTAGACAATTTAGATCGAGATCTTTCCAGTGTATCAAATAGTAGTGCTAGTTCAGGTCCTTTACAAGAGGGTCCTGAAAGAG ttTTAGatgtaaaaagaagaaaagtagAGAGTGTCCCAAAG CAGGAAGGAAGACGCGCGGAAGCTGTTCTTGACAAGAAAGAACGTTCCAGTAAAGGGAAAACACGTGACGAACAGAAAGAGCTGcgaagagaaaagaaacagGGGCGAAAAAGG GATCGAGCAGAGGAATCCATACCAACTACTGAACAGAAACGAAGAAAGGATGACGAAAGAG ccAAAGGCACTCATCAGAACGGTGACATTCCTGAACATAGAGAAAAGCATCATTACAGTAAg GAAAAATCTCCATATGCAAAGGATCGTCCTCATGAACGTGAAGGACGCGAAAGCCGTGATAAACAATATCCTTTTCTTATGCTTAATAGATTTTGCTGA